The Brassica napus cultivar Da-Ae chromosome C1, Da-Ae, whole genome shotgun sequence DNA segment CTTGAGTTCACTTGATAGCGCTTCCACTTCCTTTCCAACATCAGATGCCAACTTTCTACGACTTAGTGCATCTGCGACCAAATTAGCTTTGCCTGGATGATATTGAATCTTCAGGTCATAAtctgccacaaactccatccatcgccTTTGTCGGAGGTTCAAATCAGGCTGTGTGAACAAGTACTTGAGACTCTTATGATCTGTGAATACTTCCACGACTTCTCCATATAAGTAAGATCTCCAAATCCTTAACGCAAACACCACTGCCGCCATTTTTAAATCGTGTGTTGGGTAGTTCTCTTCATGCTTCCTGAGTTGCCTTGATGCATAAGCAATTACTTTGccttcctgcatcaacacacaACCCAACCCAACCCTAAAAGCATCTGCGTACACAGTGTAAGGTTTACCTTGTTCAGGTAATGCCAATACCGGTGTTGCGGtcaaagctttcttcagtctctgaAATGCTTCCTCTGTTTCTCTTCCCCAGATGAATGAAACTCCTTTTCCAGTCAACTTCGTCAGGGGCTTAGCGATCGAAGAAAAGTTCTTGACGAACTTTCGATAATACCCGGCCAACCCAAGGAAACTTCTTACCTCAGTTACCATTGATGGCCTTCGCCATTCCTCAATGGCTTTCACCTTTTCCGAATCTAAGGAAACTCCTTCTCCAGACACTCGGTGGCCCAAGAACCCGATCTCTCTTTTCCAGAAAGAACACTTGCTGAGCTTGGCATAAAACGTTTGGTTCCTTAACCGTTTCAGCACTAGCTTCAAGTGAGCGTTGTGCTCGGCCTCTATCttggaatatattaaaatgtcatCGATGAAGATTATGTCGAGATAATCGTGGAAGACTTCATTCATCAATCTCACAAAGGCCGCCGGTGCGTTAGTAAGGCCAAAAGGCATTACTACGAACTCATATTGTCCATAACGAGTTCTAAACGCAGTTTTCATGACATCATCTTCTGAAATtggaatctgatgatagcccGACGCCAAGTCGATCTTTGAAAACCAACTTGCTCCCCTTAGCAGATCCAACAACTCGTCTATCCTCGAAAGAGGATACTTATCTTTGATGGTGATGTTTTTGATTCCTCAATAATCAATGCAAAgccgcatgctaccatccttcttcttgacTAATAAGACCGGAACTCCCCATGGTGAAGAGCTAGGTCTTATGAATCCTTTCTCCATTAAATCTTCAAGCTGTTTCTTCAACTCTGCTAACTCTGCAGGTGCCATGCGGTAGGGAGCCTTTGCTATCGGCTTCGATTCAGGTTCCAAGTTAATTGTGAAAGCGTTACTCCGAGGTGGAGGTAACTCTTTCAACGTTGCAAATACATCCTCAAACTCCTGTACTACCACAATATCCTTAATTTCGACTCCGCTTCCAGTGGGTCCTTCACTAGCAATTACTGTTACCAGATACGCTTCTCCATCCTTAAGCAAATTTTCACTCTCAAGACAGCTACTAAAGACACATACTTGCTTGGACTGATCCCGTAAAACACTAATTGTCGTTGCCCGTTCTCCTTGAACAAAATACGACCTTTTCCACAATCTAATTGAGCCCGATAGCCTGATAACCAATTCATGCCTAGAATAAACTCATATCCTTTTAAGGGCACCACCAACAAATCTGCCAAGAACATCTTCTCGCAAATGACTAACAGAACACTTCTGATGCATTCTCTTGCTTGGAGGGTTTGGTCTCCGGGAGTCATTACAGCCACATCCATCTTGTCAATCACAAATAAACCCACAAACTCGGCAGCTACCTCAGgggtcacaaaactatgtgttgccccagagtcgaacaatacatgtgtgggACGCCCTGCAACATGTAAAGTTCCTGCCACAACaacaatatatattaacaacACAAAAATTTATCCAACCGAAATCAACCAATACATCACATGCAATCACACAACACAAAATCAAACTAGTAAGGTTAAAGAACCCAAATACCTCTGATGGGACCCGTAGATTGGCCTGGAGGTTTAGTATCATCTAGTTCTAAAGCGTAAACTCTACCTCCTATAGATTGCCTTTTTGGCGCTGGTGCGATTGCAGGTGGAGCTGGGGGAGGATGAACAGTGATTGGCGTAGCTGGGATAGGACGATTGACGCTGCACTGGGTAGAGATGTGTCCTTTCTTTCCACACGTGTAGCATGTAGGATTGTATGAGTTTGACTGAAAGAATCCAGGTTTCTTCCCGAAGAATTCACTTGACTTATGGCCTATCTTGCCACATTTAAAGCATTTTCCTGTGAACAGAGATCGTCGACTTGGCCCTCCCGATTCCTTTTCCTTATCTTTACCCTTAAATGATCTTTGGTTTCCACCATATTTTACTTCTTGATGCTGCTTACATTTCTTACTTGCCGCCTTCTCAGCTTCTAATCCGATCTCCACATTCGTAGCCTTTTCCACTAGCTCGGTCAGACTCTCGTAGTTCCCGACTGCCAGTCTATTTTCTAACTCTGGTTTTAGACCAAACATAAAGTTAGATATCAtggtttcttcatcatcttgtCCTCGCAGAACGTGTTGTCGTAGTCGCATGAACTCAGATTCATATTCTCTAACTGTCTTGTCTCCTTGTACTAGGTTAGCAAACTGACGTTGAAGCCTTCGCTTGGACTCCGTGGTGAAATACTTGCGTTCAAATTCTTTTTTGAACGCCGCCCAAGTGGTGACGAGATGTCCTACTTGGCGATCCCTACTCTCCCACCATTCTGCCGCATCTTTGTCTAAGTAATACACCGCAACCTTCTTTTTAGACTCCTCAGAACACGTCAAGGTTTCAAAAAATTTCTCCATAGTTCGAAGCCACTGGTCGGCTTCAAATGGATATGTCCTCCTTCAAAATGTGGTGTCTTCGTATTCTTCATGGCAGTTATCAACAGTAATATCAGTGTAGCCACTGTAGGTTGTCGTGGCATGAGTGGTTGAGGCTGCACTTGAGGTTGTGGTAGTGACCTTGCTATCACTTCATGAAGCATCTTCAAAGTGTGCTCCATTCCTTCTCCTTGTTGTGGTTGATCATGAACTTATGGTTCAATCGGGTTGTTCCAACTTATTGGTCTTGGTCCTTGGACACTTGACTCGCTATCATCTGTTTCTGGTCTTCCCCTTACAGTACGGTTTGGTGGAAAGTTTTCTTCTGGTAGTATCTCTTGATCATGTCTAAACAGATTGTTACTTCTTCCTACGTTTTCTTCACTAGATCCTTGGTTAGTGTCCGCCAGTGTTTGCACCCTTCCCTCGGATTCATATCCCAGTACTCTTCTTCTTGAGACTCTTTCTGTACCCAGCATCCAATCCTGTCCTCCTTCACTGCTTCCCCATCTTGCCATCTGCAATCCATGAACAGGGAATTTCCTATTAAGAATACTAATTAAAACGGAACTCTGTTGGTTTCCTAACACATCTTCTGCGACACATTTGACTCTATAAAACACGGAAAGTACGTGATTGACCGCATGAtctaaaccatgctctgataccacctctgaaACATCCCCAAACCGTTTTTAGACATTGGTCAACCATTcaggcaacaatcaaacaagaacatgcccgaACGACTTTCCTCTGCCAAGTCCGGAAGTGTTACAACGGGTTGAGAATAGACTTTCCAAGTCACAAACATAATTCTGTAACCCAGAATATCCATTCAAAACTCGTTTCCTCTAATCTTCGTTCTGAGGCTTTGCAACCTGTACCGAATCATAGAGTTGTGTAATGTtggactaacctaatatcagattcaacccatcacgaatataaaacatactttatttcatatatataaaacacgaagttcacaagcccaaaatattatacatagtaTCCATGGACACAACcgaaagtaaaacatacattcatatatgTTGAAAATGAGTCTTTAGCAAAAGATGTCTAATCTACACCAGCTCCTACAGTTCCGTGATCGCTATGGTCCtttctactggtcacctgcaaaaggatgtgagaagtgagtgaactagtttcactcAGTGAGTCAGGGTTCCCTATCTAGCATATACAACTAGCCGTCATTCTAAACCCGACCCCAAACACAAGCAAGATGGGTAGTTCAACAATCAATATTCAAGATAATAAAGCATGACCGATTTAAGCAATAAAccattaaaccacaataaatcaaaacactttTTATGAGTGTCACATCaatcaaccatatatatatactcctaggCCCCAACAAAATCATTCTTCTTCCACATAAGGGACACCAGCAATCCCTTCACAATTACACCACACAGGCGTTGGCGCTCGGAAATCGCCAAGTCACGGTCCTCAATCGGAATCGCCGTTCCCCGGTCATCTATCGGACTCGTCGGGGGCTGTCACATCCACGTGTGACACtcggccttggtgatcaagccaagttAAACCGAGCCCACCACTTTCCGGACCATGACCGGTTTAGTGGTACCATTTTAGGAAGCAATGACATGCAAACAACTACTAGAACCACCACGAGGTTCTCACACAACAGTACCAACATGAGGTACATACcataacaacatataataatcacacaatcacaataacccgggtgcttagactagtcttgctTACCACTTAGCCCAGACATCGTCT contains these protein-coding regions:
- the LOC106421542 gene encoding uncharacterized protein LOC106421542, whose product is MEKFFETLTCSEESKKKVAVYYLDKDAAEWWESRDRQVGHLVTTWAAFKKEFERKYFTTESKRRLQRQFANLVQGDKTVREYESEFMRLRQHVLRGQDDEETMISNFMFGLKPELENRLAVGNYESLTELVEKATNVEIGLEAEKAASKKCKQHQEVKYGGNQRSFKGKDKEKESGGPSRRSLFTGKCFKCGKIGHKSSEFFGKKPGFFQSNSYNPTCYTCGKKGHISTQCSVNRPIPATPITVHPPPAPPAIAPAPKRQSIGGRVYALELDDTKPPGQSTGPIRGTLHVAGRPTHVLFDSGATHSFVTPEVAAEFVGLFVIDKMDVAVMTPGDQTLQARECIRSVLLSGSIRLWKRSYFVQGERATTISVLRDQSKQVCVFSSCLESENLLKDGEAYLVTVIASEGPTGSGVEIKDIVVVQEFEDVFATLKELPPPRSNAFTINLEPESKPIAKAPYRMAPAELAELKKQLEDLMEKGFIRPSSSPWGVPVLLVKKKDGSMRLCIDY